Genomic segment of Actinomycetes bacterium:
AGGGCTACCCCCGGTACGGCAACGAGGTGCGGCAGGGGCCGGTCCCGAACGGCGGGCAGGGCCGAGTCCCAGGCCGCGCGGCCTTGCTAACCTCGGCGCATGCAGCCAGATCCCGCCGGGGCCGACGTGAGCGTCCCCGCCCCAACCGTGCCCCGCTACGGCGAGGCGTCCCTGTCCGACCTCATGCCGTCCCTCCTCGCCGCCCTGGACGTGCCCGGCTGCCGCAACCCGCTCGGGCTCGAGCCGGCCCGCCGGGCCTGCCTGCTGGTGGTCGACGGGCTCGGCTGGGAGCTGCTGCTCGCCAACCGGACCTGGGCGCCGTTCCTGGCCGCCGCGGCCGAGTCGGGGTCGCCGCTTACCGCCGGCTTCCCGTCGACCACGGCGTCGAGCCTCGGGTCGATCGGCACCGGCCTCCCGCCGTCCGAGCACGGCCTGGTCGGCTACACGATCGCGCTGCCCGGGATGGAGCGCGCGTTCAACTGCCTGCGCTGGGCCCCCTACGGCCTCGGCGGGTCCAGGGACAGGGACCTGCGCGACCGGTTCGTGCCCGAGCGGCTGCAACCGGAGACGACCGCCTTCGAGCGCGCCGCAGCCGACGGGGTCGCGGTCAGCCTGCTCGGCCCGGGCGAGCACGCCGCCTCCGGGTTCACCCGGGCGGTCCTGCGAGGCGGCGTGTACGCCGCGGTCCTGTCCCTGGGCGACCAGGCCGCCGCCGCAGCGCGCCACCTGGCAGGCAGCAGGCGCAGCCTGGTCTACGCCTACCATCCCGACCTGGACAAGACCGGGCACGTCAGGGGCACCGCGACCGACGCCTGGCGGCTGCAGCTCGCCCACGTCGACCGCCTGGCCGCGCACCTGGCCGACCGCCTGCCGCGCGACGCGGTCCTGCT
This window contains:
- a CDS encoding alkaline phosphatase family protein, with product MQPDPAGADVSVPAPTVPRYGEASLSDLMPSLLAALDVPGCRNPLGLEPARRACLLVVDGLGWELLLANRTWAPFLAAAAESGSPLTAGFPSTTASSLGSIGTGLPPSEHGLVGYTIALPGMERAFNCLRWAPYGLGGSRDRDLRDRFVPERLQPETTAFERAAADGVAVSLLGPGEHAASGFTRAVLRGGVYAAVLSLGDQAAAAARHLAGSRRSLVYAYHPDLDKTGHVRGTATDAWRLQLAHVDRLAAHLADRLPRDAVLLVTGDHGMVDLRPEQRIDLADQPELAAGVRLLAGEARARHVHARDGAAGDVLAAWRELLGHVMWVVSGEEAVESGWFGSQVPDRVRPRVGDVVAAAFGPVGIVQREVDPSQARLTGHHGSLTPAEQLVPLIEIRR